From one Pontibacillus sp. HMF3514 genomic stretch:
- a CDS encoding pyridoxamine 5'-phosphate oxidase family protein: MSNQTSENQETIKKIKDLIKDEKVAMLTTVSPEGKLMSRPMHTQEVAMDKEEIWFITEKDTEKYRDINYNSAVNLAYAGKSYVSISGTAEFVQDDEKKKEFWNKIVEKVLNISADNSDVILVKVTPEVAEYWESGMSVKTVKEFVKKMASSHTIDEDNELKDTVKFDENTR, from the coding sequence ATGTCTAACCAAACCTCAGAAAATCAAGAAACCATCAAGAAAATTAAAGACTTGATTAAAGATGAGAAAGTGGCGATGCTGACCACGGTGTCCCCAGAAGGCAAGCTGATGTCCCGACCGATGCATACGCAAGAAGTAGCAATGGATAAAGAAGAGATTTGGTTTATTACAGAAAAAGATACAGAGAAATATAGAGATATCAACTATAATTCTGCCGTCAACCTAGCATACGCAGGTAAATCCTATGTTTCGATTAGTGGCACTGCTGAATTTGTTCAAGATGACGAGAAAAAGAAAGAGTTCTGGAATAAAATTGTCGAGAAAGTGCTGAACATATCTGCTGATAATTCGGATGTGATCCTAGTCAAAGTGACACCTGAAGTTGCGGAATATTGGGAGTCTGGTATGAGCGTCAAAACCGTTAAGGAGTTTGTGAAAAAAATGGCCAGTAGTCATACAATAGATGAAGACAATGAGTTAAAAGATACTGTCAAATTTGATGAAAATACGAGATAA
- the aceA gene encoding isocitrate lyase, whose protein sequence is MTNERTEKLRQSWKDENRWGSVTRPYDAEDVIKLRGSMDIDYTLADKGAKKLWRLLHEENYVHALGALTGNQAMQQVKAGLKAIYLSGWQVAADANLSGHMYPDQSLYPANSVPQVVKRINQALQRADQIHHMEGKNDIDWFAPIVADAEAGFGGQLNVFELMKGMIESGASAVHFEDQLSSEKKCGHLGGKVLLPTQTAVRNLISARLAADVMGVPTVIIARTDANAADLITSDIDPADAPFLTGKRTAEGFYKTRAGLDQAIARGLSYAPYADLVWCETSEPNLEEAKQFAEAIHEQYPGKLLAYNCSPSFNWKKKLNDETIAQFQQELSKMGYKFQFVTLAGFHALNHSMFELSRHYKDRGMEAYSELQQAEFASEKDGYSATRHQREVGTGYFDEVAQLISGGTSSTVALKGSTEEEQFTEEKIHSS, encoded by the coding sequence ATGACAAATGAACGTACTGAAAAGTTGCGCCAGTCATGGAAGGATGAAAATCGTTGGGGATCTGTTACACGCCCATATGATGCAGAGGATGTTATTAAACTAAGAGGATCTATGGATATTGATTATACGCTCGCTGACAAAGGGGCAAAAAAACTTTGGCGTCTTTTGCATGAAGAAAACTACGTTCACGCACTTGGGGCACTGACAGGAAACCAGGCGATGCAGCAAGTGAAAGCTGGACTGAAAGCGATCTACCTTAGTGGCTGGCAAGTAGCCGCTGATGCGAACCTTTCTGGTCACATGTATCCTGACCAAAGCCTCTATCCTGCAAACAGTGTGCCTCAAGTTGTAAAGCGAATCAACCAAGCTCTCCAACGTGCCGATCAAATCCATCATATGGAGGGCAAGAACGACATCGATTGGTTTGCTCCCATTGTTGCAGATGCAGAAGCTGGATTTGGAGGTCAATTAAATGTGTTTGAGCTGATGAAAGGTATGATAGAGTCCGGTGCCTCAGCTGTTCACTTTGAAGATCAGCTCTCTTCTGAGAAGAAATGCGGACACTTAGGTGGAAAAGTGTTACTACCTACTCAGACTGCCGTCAGAAATTTGATTTCTGCACGACTTGCAGCGGATGTAATGGGCGTTCCGACGGTCATTATCGCCCGTACAGATGCAAACGCTGCAGACTTAATTACGAGTGATATCGATCCTGCTGATGCCCCATTCCTTACTGGTAAACGAACAGCTGAAGGCTTTTACAAGACGCGCGCAGGACTGGATCAAGCAATTGCACGTGGACTTTCCTATGCCCCTTATGCTGACTTAGTCTGGTGCGAAACCTCTGAACCAAATTTAGAAGAGGCGAAACAGTTTGCAGAAGCTATCCATGAACAGTATCCGGGTAAACTACTCGCATACAACTGCTCCCCATCTTTCAATTGGAAGAAGAAATTAAATGATGAAACCATTGCTCAATTCCAGCAAGAGCTGAGCAAGATGGGCTACAAATTCCAGTTTGTTACATTAGCAGGTTTCCATGCGTTGAATCATAGTATGTTCGAATTATCCAGACATTACAAGGACAGAGGCATGGAAGCCTACTCTGAGTTGCAGCAGGCAGAGTTTGCAAGTGAAAAAGACGGCTATTCAGCAACACGCCACCAGCGAGAAGTAGGGACGGGGTATTTTGATGAAGTTGCTCAACTTATTTCTGGCGGGACCTCTTCAACCGTTGCATTGAAAGGATCTACGGAAGAAGAGCAGTTTACAGAAGAGAAAATTCATTCTTCTTAA
- the aceB gene encoding malate synthase A, with the protein MGTKTSNWLVDGENSSSFAEILTPEALDFLEQLHQRFNPRRLELLSQRAKIQKHLNQGLKPSFPKETAHIRESEWRIHPLPHDLQDRRVEITGPVDRKMVINGLNSGAKVFMADFEDANSPTWSNTIQGQINLRDAIRRTINFQNEKGKTYALNEETATLMVRPRGWHLEEKHLTLNGEKASASLIDFGLYFFHNVKPLLEKESGPYFYLPKLENHLEARLWNDIFLFSQDALNIPRGTIKATVLVETILAAFEMDEILYELKEHSAGMNCGRWDYIFSYLKKFRNDPAVILPDRSEVTMTSPFMRAYSLLTIQTCHRRGAPAIGGMAAQIPVKNDEQRNKDAFEKVKSDKLREVSDGHDGTWVAHPAMVETALEVFNENMRTPNQINRLITNLHITEDQLLEVPKGSITEAGVRTNINVGIQYTASWLEGRGAAPIHNLMEDAATAEISRAQLWQWIRHPKGILNDGRKVTFEMFEQWKQEEMEAIQQEVGVQAFESGPYKQAEALFEKLIGDDNFAEFLTIDAYEHLS; encoded by the coding sequence GTGGGAACGAAGACGAGTAACTGGTTGGTAGATGGAGAAAACTCTTCTTCATTTGCAGAAATATTAACTCCCGAAGCTTTAGATTTCCTTGAGCAACTTCATCAACGGTTTAACCCCAGAAGATTAGAACTATTATCCCAACGTGCAAAGATCCAAAAACATTTGAACCAAGGATTGAAACCTTCCTTTCCAAAAGAAACAGCCCACATTCGAGAATCTGAGTGGCGTATCCACCCCCTTCCACATGACTTACAGGATCGTCGAGTGGAAATTACAGGACCTGTGGACCGGAAAATGGTCATCAACGGATTGAACTCCGGTGCTAAAGTGTTCATGGCTGATTTTGAAGATGCCAATTCTCCAACTTGGAGCAATACCATCCAAGGACAAATTAACTTAAGAGATGCCATAAGAAGAACGATCAACTTTCAAAATGAGAAAGGAAAAACCTACGCATTAAACGAGGAAACGGCTACCTTAATGGTTCGTCCAAGAGGGTGGCATCTTGAAGAAAAACATTTAACCTTAAATGGAGAAAAAGCTTCTGCGAGTTTAATAGATTTTGGACTTTATTTCTTTCATAATGTAAAACCGCTTTTAGAGAAAGAATCTGGGCCGTACTTTTATCTGCCTAAATTAGAGAACCATTTAGAGGCAAGGCTTTGGAATGATATATTCCTATTTTCACAAGACGCGTTAAATATCCCGAGAGGAACCATTAAAGCGACAGTCTTAGTAGAAACGATTCTGGCAGCATTTGAAATGGATGAAATACTTTATGAACTGAAGGAGCACTCGGCTGGTATGAACTGTGGGCGATGGGATTACATCTTCAGTTATCTGAAGAAATTCCGAAATGACCCAGCTGTTATTCTCCCCGATCGCTCGGAAGTAACGATGACGAGCCCTTTTATGAGAGCCTACTCTCTCCTGACAATTCAGACGTGTCACCGTAGAGGTGCTCCGGCCATTGGCGGTATGGCAGCGCAAATTCCTGTTAAGAATGACGAACAAAGAAACAAAGATGCCTTTGAAAAAGTAAAATCGGATAAACTCCGGGAAGTGTCTGACGGCCACGATGGCACATGGGTCGCACACCCTGCGATGGTTGAAACAGCTCTCGAGGTATTTAACGAGAACATGCGGACACCTAACCAGATCAATCGGTTAATTACCAATCTCCACATCACAGAAGACCAATTGCTTGAAGTACCCAAAGGATCCATAACGGAAGCTGGTGTACGAACGAACATCAATGTTGGCATTCAATACACGGCATCGTGGCTTGAAGGTAGAGGCGCAGCTCCTATTCACAACCTGATGGAAGACGCAGCAACAGCAGAAATTTCACGTGCCCAGCTTTGGCAATGGATTCGTCATCCTAAGGGAATCTTGAATGATGGCAGGAAAGTCACGTTTGAAATGTTTGAGCAATGGAAGCAGGAAGAAATGGAAGCCATTCAACAGGAAGTTGGGGTTCAAGCTTTTGAGAGTGGACCTTATAAACAGGCAGAAGCCTTATTTGAAAAATTGATTGGTGATGATAATTTTGCTGAGTTTTTAACAATCGATGCGTATGAGCATTTATCTTAA
- a CDS encoding transporter suffix domain-containing protein produces MLVIGGVIIQKKSMLQKPWIYKVGIVLIVSSILIWVLSPIAIPLLPLTNEVKVISITSSLIIGEVIFWIGALMVGKEVANKFRKSLNPINWRKNYSQKQRDNEK; encoded by the coding sequence ATGTTGGTAATTGGTGGTGTAATCATACAAAAAAAGTCAATGTTACAAAAGCCATGGATCTACAAGGTAGGCATCGTTCTTATTGTTTCTTCTATTCTCATATGGGTGCTCTCACCCATTGCAATCCCTTTGTTACCACTTACTAATGAAGTAAAGGTTATTAGTATCACAAGTAGTCTTATTATTGGAGAAGTTATCTTTTGGATTGGCGCCTTGATGGTAGGAAAAGAAGTTGCAAATAAATTTAGAAAATCTTTAAACCCTATAAACTGGAGAAAGAACTATTCTCAAAAGCAACGTGACAATGAAAAGTAA
- a CDS encoding glycine betaine ABC transporter substrate-binding protein produces MNMGKKGLSFILATLMVAVLTACGSTSGESEEKDPKLTIGQINWAENIAVTNMWKVILEDKGYDVELNNLNMGTTMKALENGELDASLEVWLPVQDANYLKEYKDTVNFSEATWYDKAKVGLVVPSYMEEVNSIKDLNEHKEKFEGEIIGFDPGAGTMEVTQQLIKDYNLDYELLSSSEPAMLAEIGKAVEKKEPIVAPLWSPHWVFSKYDLKFLEDPQKTFGGVEKIHHATRQKFSEDFPKVSQWFKNWKMNDKQIGELISYVENSEEPINGAKKWVEENQKLINEWVK; encoded by the coding sequence ATGAACATGGGGAAAAAAGGACTTAGTTTTATTTTGGCGACCCTAATGGTTGCTGTACTCACTGCATGCGGAAGCACTAGTGGGGAATCAGAGGAAAAGGATCCAAAACTAACAATTGGTCAAATTAATTGGGCCGAAAATATTGCAGTAACAAATATGTGGAAAGTCATTTTAGAAGATAAAGGTTATGACGTCGAGTTAAACAATTTGAACATGGGTACAACTATGAAAGCGTTAGAAAATGGCGAATTAGATGCTAGCTTAGAAGTCTGGTTACCGGTTCAGGATGCTAACTATTTGAAAGAATATAAAGATACAGTTAATTTCTCAGAAGCTACTTGGTATGATAAAGCAAAAGTAGGACTTGTTGTTCCATCTTATATGGAAGAAGTAAATAGCATAAAAGACTTGAATGAACATAAAGAAAAGTTCGAAGGCGAAATTATTGGATTTGACCCTGGCGCAGGTACGATGGAAGTAACGCAACAATTAATTAAAGACTATAATCTTGATTATGAATTACTCTCAAGCTCTGAACCTGCAATGTTAGCTGAAATTGGTAAAGCAGTAGAAAAGAAAGAACCAATCGTAGCACCACTTTGGAGCCCGCACTGGGTATTCTCCAAATATGACTTGAAGTTCCTGGAAGATCCACAAAAAACATTCGGTGGTGTAGAAAAAATTCACCACGCAACAAGACAAAAATTTTCAGAGGATTTTCCAAAAGTGAGTCAATGGTTTAAAAATTGGAAGATGAATGACAAACAAATTGGTGAGCTTATTAGCTATGTAGAAAATAGCGAAGAGCCTATTAACGGAGCTAAGAAATGGGTTGAAGAAAACCAAAAATTGATTAATGAATGGGTAAAATAG
- a CDS encoding GbsR/MarR family transcriptional regulator, which translates to MSESIEQSRSKIEEAKNKVIGSIAETMDLYGVTPAAANLYATMYFKDQMTLDEMREELGMSKPSMSTSVRRLQEIKMVKKTFTPGFRKHTYVAEKDFFRSFMGFYCQMWEREANMNLDAIEEAQEDFIDVIKDSTSTPEIVATAKKYYDQLEESKTYYHWLNDLAESIRNGKIFEFLPTDQQD; encoded by the coding sequence ATGAGTGAATCTATTGAGCAATCCCGATCCAAAATAGAAGAAGCCAAAAATAAAGTCATTGGCTCCATTGCTGAAACTATGGATTTATATGGAGTAACTCCAGCTGCTGCAAATTTATATGCGACAATGTACTTTAAAGATCAAATGACACTCGATGAAATGCGTGAGGAACTCGGAATGAGTAAACCGAGTATGAGTACCAGTGTCCGCAGGCTCCAAGAGATAAAAATGGTGAAAAAAACATTCACCCCCGGTTTTAGAAAGCATACTTATGTAGCTGAGAAAGATTTCTTCCGTTCATTCATGGGGTTTTATTGTCAGATGTGGGAACGCGAAGCGAACATGAATTTGGACGCTATTGAGGAAGCACAAGAAGATTTCATAGATGTCATAAAAGATTCCACAAGTACACCAGAGATTGTTGCAACAGCAAAGAAATATTATGACCAATTAGAAGAATCTAAAACTTACTATCACTGGTTAAATGACTTAGCTGAAAGTATAAGAAACGGTAAGATATTTGAATTTTTACCGACAGATCAACAAGATTAA
- the betB gene encoding betaine-aldehyde dehydrogenase has protein sequence MDLKLQQYVNGKWVDANSGNTRDIINPFNQEVIATVPEGDESDAKAAIAAAREAFDHGDWAFTPATERGTIVRKIAELIERDKEELAYLESLDTGKTVEESRGDMDDIAGVFRYYGELADKDGGEIIDSPVPNSSSKVVREPVGVCGQITPWNYPLLQASWKLAPALATGNTLIMKPSEITPLTTIKVFELIEEAGVPAGVANLVLGAGHTVGSVLSSHDDVDLISFTGGIVTGKKIMESASTNVKNLALELGGKNPNIIFADADFDIAVDQALNGVFFHAGQICSAGTRLIVEESIHDEFVNALVERVKKFKLGSGFDEDTQMGPLISAEHLAKVEKYVETGIKEGATLAVGGSRPEDPELQNGFFYLPTIFTDCTTDMDIVQEEAFGPIITVEKFRAEEEAVKLANDSIYGLSGGVWTNDSAKAERCAGKMRMGTVWINEFNLYFPHAPWGGFKQSGIGRELGKLGMEEYTQTKHIFQNFKPEPMNWFG, from the coding sequence TTGGATCTTAAATTACAACAATACGTGAATGGTAAATGGGTAGACGCAAATTCAGGGAATACGCGCGATATTATTAATCCCTTTAACCAAGAAGTTATAGCTACTGTTCCAGAAGGTGATGAATCAGATGCAAAAGCAGCAATCGCTGCAGCAAGAGAAGCATTTGATCATGGAGACTGGGCTTTTACCCCGGCAACTGAGCGAGGGACTATCGTAAGAAAAATTGCTGAATTAATAGAAAGAGACAAAGAAGAACTTGCTTATTTAGAATCATTAGACACTGGCAAGACAGTAGAAGAGAGCCGTGGAGATATGGATGATATCGCTGGAGTATTCCGTTATTATGGAGAACTTGCAGATAAAGATGGTGGCGAGATCATTGATTCTCCAGTGCCAAACTCTAGCAGTAAAGTGGTTCGCGAACCAGTTGGTGTTTGTGGTCAAATTACACCTTGGAACTATCCTTTACTTCAAGCGTCTTGGAAACTAGCTCCAGCGCTTGCCACTGGAAATACGTTAATCATGAAGCCAAGTGAAATAACACCACTTACGACTATAAAAGTATTTGAACTGATCGAAGAAGCGGGAGTACCTGCTGGTGTTGCTAACCTTGTTCTGGGTGCAGGTCATACAGTTGGTTCGGTTCTATCTAGTCATGACGATGTAGACCTAATTTCATTTACAGGCGGAATTGTTACAGGGAAGAAAATCATGGAATCTGCAAGCACGAACGTGAAGAATCTGGCCCTTGAGCTAGGCGGGAAGAACCCGAATATCATTTTTGCTGATGCAGACTTTGATATCGCTGTCGATCAAGCGTTAAATGGAGTATTTTTCCACGCAGGACAAATTTGTTCTGCTGGTACAAGACTGATTGTAGAAGAAAGCATTCATGATGAGTTCGTTAATGCGCTAGTGGAACGAGTGAAAAAATTCAAGCTGGGAAGCGGGTTTGACGAAGATACTCAAATGGGTCCTCTTATTTCAGCTGAACACCTAGCGAAAGTTGAAAAGTATGTAGAAACAGGAATTAAAGAAGGTGCTACATTAGCTGTTGGCGGCAGCCGCCCAGAAGATCCTGAATTACAAAATGGATTTTTCTACTTGCCTACGATTTTCACAGACTGCACAACAGACATGGACATTGTTCAAGAAGAAGCTTTTGGTCCGATTATTACGGTTGAGAAATTCCGTGCCGAAGAAGAGGCAGTTAAGCTTGCTAATGACTCGATCTATGGACTTTCTGGCGGTGTTTGGACAAACGATAGTGCAAAAGCTGAACGCTGTGCAGGGAAAATGCGCATGGGGACGGTTTGGATCAATGAATTCAACCTTTATTTCCCTCACGCCCCATGGGGAGGATTTAAACAGTCTGGTATTGGACGCGAACTAGGTAAGCTAGGTATGGAAGAATATACGCAAACCAAGCATATATTCCAAAATTTCAAACCTGAACCTATGAACTGGTTCGGATAA
- the betA gene encoding choline dehydrogenase, which yields MSESYDIVIVGGGSAGSVLANRLSEDGKKSVLVLEAGRSDYSWDLLIQMPAALPFPAGKSLYDWKYESDPEPYMNGRRIKHARGKVLGGSSSINGMIYQRGNPMDYERWGADKGMEAWDFAHCLPYFKRLENALASPDDELRGHDGPVKLERGPAKNPLFQSFFDSAVEAGYSRTPDVNGFRQEGFGPFDKHVYKGQRMSASRAYIHPVMDRENLTVRTRAFVKHIDFDGTRAKGLTYYRNGKTHQVEAGEVILAGGAINTPQLLQLSGVGNAEHLLSLGIKPVVDLPGVGENLQDHLEVYIQHACPEPVSEQPNLSKARMPWIGLEWMLKRTGPASTNHFEGGGFVRSNEDVDYPNLMFHFLPVAVRYDGQKAPTDHGFQVHIGPMYSDARGSLKIRSKDPKEHPSMVYNYLSTEQDRREWVEAVRITREIMSQPAMKKYNAGEISPGPTVQTDEEILEWVKEDAETALHPSCTAKMGPDSDPMAVVDPETMKVHGTENLRVVDASAMPYVTNGNIHAPVLMLAEKAADLIRGVKPLDPIHADFYRHGVHAPDAGTVSKSK from the coding sequence ATGAGTGAATCATATGACATTGTGATTGTTGGGGGCGGTAGTGCTGGTTCGGTACTTGCTAACCGTCTAAGTGAAGATGGGAAAAAAAGTGTTCTTGTTTTAGAGGCAGGACGAAGTGATTATTCATGGGATCTATTAATTCAAATGCCGGCAGCTCTACCATTTCCTGCGGGTAAAAGCCTTTACGATTGGAAATACGAATCTGACCCTGAGCCATATATGAATGGAAGACGTATCAAGCATGCCCGAGGAAAGGTACTCGGAGGCTCTAGTTCGATTAACGGAATGATCTATCAACGTGGAAACCCGATGGACTATGAACGCTGGGGAGCGGACAAAGGTATGGAAGCGTGGGATTTTGCGCACTGTCTTCCATATTTCAAACGCTTAGAGAATGCATTAGCATCACCAGATGATGAGCTTCGCGGTCACGATGGGCCTGTCAAATTGGAACGCGGGCCAGCCAAAAATCCGTTATTCCAATCTTTCTTTGACTCAGCTGTAGAGGCTGGTTACTCACGGACTCCTGATGTGAACGGTTTTCGTCAGGAAGGGTTTGGACCGTTTGATAAGCATGTCTACAAAGGTCAGCGTATGTCTGCTTCACGTGCTTATATTCATCCTGTTATGGACCGTGAGAACCTAACAGTAAGGACGCGTGCTTTCGTTAAGCATATCGACTTCGATGGGACTCGTGCCAAAGGATTAACTTATTATCGAAACGGGAAGACACATCAAGTTGAAGCAGGTGAAGTTATCCTTGCAGGCGGTGCGATTAATACGCCGCAGCTCCTTCAACTGTCAGGTGTAGGGAATGCTGAGCACCTTCTTTCACTTGGCATTAAACCAGTTGTCGACCTTCCAGGTGTAGGAGAAAACCTCCAGGATCACCTTGAAGTATATATCCAACACGCTTGTCCAGAGCCTGTTTCTGAACAGCCTAACTTAAGTAAAGCGCGTATGCCTTGGATTGGCTTGGAGTGGATGCTCAAACGTACAGGACCGGCATCGACCAACCATTTCGAAGGTGGCGGTTTCGTCCGTTCGAACGAGGATGTTGATTATCCGAACTTAATGTTCCACTTCCTTCCGGTAGCGGTACGTTACGATGGACAAAAAGCGCCTACAGACCACGGCTTCCAAGTACACATCGGACCAATGTACTCTGACGCTCGCGGATCCTTGAAAATTCGTTCTAAAGATCCGAAAGAGCACCCTAGCATGGTTTACAACTACCTTTCTACTGAGCAGGACAGACGCGAATGGGTGGAAGCGGTACGAATTACTCGTGAAATTATGTCCCAGCCTGCTATGAAAAAATATAATGCAGGGGAGATTTCACCTGGTCCTACCGTTCAAACAGACGAGGAAATCTTAGAGTGGGTAAAAGAAGATGCCGAGACTGCACTTCACCCTTCTTGTACAGCCAAGATGGGACCTGACTCGGACCCAATGGCTGTTGTAGATCCGGAAACCATGAAGGTCCATGGAACTGAAAATCTACGAGTGGTTGATGCATCTGCTATGCCTTATGTTACGAACGGGAATATTCATGCACCTGTATTGATGTTAGCGGAAAAGGCAGCGGATCTAATTCGTGGAGTTAAACCACTTGATCCAATTCATGCCGATTTCTATCGTCATGGTGTACATGCGCCTGATGCAGGCACAGTATCCAAATCAAAATAA
- the rocF gene encoding arginase — translation MNKHLSIIGVPMDLGQLRRGVDMGPSAIRYAGIVEHLEHLKYTIEDLGDIRIPRPSQNNDNKLDNLRNLNEITESSHHLAVTVDEVVEKDSFPLVLGGDHSIAIGTLAGISKHYNNLGVIWYDAHADLNTGESSPSGNIHGMPLAVSLGIGHEKLTSILDYYPKIKPENIVIIGARSLDEGERVLIREKGIKVYTMHEVDRMGMTQVVEETIDYLKEKTDGVHLSLDLDGLDPNEAPGVGTPVMGGLSYRESHLAMEILFQSNIITSAEFIEVNPILDEKNKTANMTVGLIGSLFGESLK, via the coding sequence ATGAACAAACACCTTTCGATTATTGGCGTACCCATGGATTTAGGACAATTGCGCCGAGGGGTTGATATGGGACCTAGCGCTATTCGCTATGCAGGTATCGTTGAGCATTTAGAGCATTTGAAGTACACAATTGAGGACTTAGGGGATATTCGTATTCCACGTCCTAGTCAAAATAATGACAATAAGCTGGACAACCTTCGTAACTTAAATGAAATTACAGAGAGTAGTCATCATTTAGCTGTTACAGTTGATGAAGTGGTTGAAAAGGATAGTTTCCCACTTGTACTAGGTGGTGACCATAGCATTGCTATTGGTACATTAGCCGGTATCTCAAAACACTATAATAATTTAGGTGTTATTTGGTATGATGCGCATGCAGATTTAAATACAGGTGAAAGCTCACCATCAGGAAATATTCACGGAATGCCTTTAGCCGTTAGTCTTGGGATTGGTCACGAAAAGCTGACAAGTATTCTTGATTATTACCCTAAAATCAAACCTGAAAATATTGTGATTATCGGAGCACGCTCTTTAGATGAAGGTGAAAGAGTGCTCATCAGGGAAAAAGGGATAAAAGTATATACCATGCATGAGGTCGATCGTATGGGTATGACCCAAGTCGTGGAAGAGACAATTGATTACTTAAAGGAGAAGACAGATGGGGTACATTTAAGTTTAGATTTAGATGGATTAGATCCTAATGAAGCACCAGGGGTTGGCACTCCGGTTATGGGTGGGTTAAGCTATCGTGAGAGCCATTTAGCTATGGAAATACTGTTTCAATCAAACATCATCACATCCGCAGAGTTTATAGAAGTTAATCCTATTTTAGATGAGAAAAATAAAACCGCTAATATGACGGTTGGTTTAATAGGTTCACTATTTGGAGAGAGCTTGAAGTAA
- a CDS encoding YjiH family protein: MNNASQSNEHYHSASYNDESIGSHNSLYFLKFLIPSLVGILLFMIPLSNQGEITIPVALLSNWVQSTFAGVLPIFITVTIMLTAIMTMITKVLKPVWIVETPFLKGLFDVSTVWSWARIVGAGFAVLTFYESGPKFIWSDATGGLLFSDLLPALVTVFLFAGLLLPLLLDFGLLEMCGALLTKFVKPIFTLPGRSSIDCLASWLGDGTIGVLLTTKQYEGGFYTKREAAVIGTTFSVVSITFTIVVLTLVDLQHMFFQYYLTIVLAGLAAALICPRIPPLSKKSNQYYEHADNQFDENIPEDTSSFKWGLQQAVGKAKSTKWSEVIKGGVQNVLDMWLGVIPIVMAIGTVALIIAEYTPVFEFIGAPFIPLLHLLQIPEAAEAAPTMVVGFADMFLPAVLGSGIESPITRFVIACISVTQLIYMSEVGGLLLGSKLPVNFKDLVIIFLERTFITLPIIVLMAHLFF; the protein is encoded by the coding sequence ATGAACAATGCCTCCCAAAGTAATGAACACTATCATTCAGCAAGCTATAATGACGAATCAATAGGAAGCCATAACAGCTTATATTTTCTGAAATTTCTGATCCCTTCCTTGGTTGGTATCCTCTTATTCATGATACCGTTAAGTAATCAAGGAGAAATCACCATTCCAGTCGCTTTACTATCGAACTGGGTTCAAAGTACATTCGCCGGTGTGTTACCGATTTTTATAACGGTGACCATTATGCTAACGGCTATAATGACGATGATTACGAAAGTGCTGAAACCTGTGTGGATCGTTGAAACCCCCTTTTTAAAAGGCCTTTTTGATGTGTCCACGGTGTGGTCTTGGGCAAGAATAGTTGGTGCAGGTTTTGCTGTTTTAACCTTTTATGAAAGCGGACCCAAATTCATCTGGTCAGATGCAACGGGAGGATTACTTTTTAGTGACCTTCTCCCTGCACTGGTCACGGTGTTCTTGTTTGCTGGTTTACTTCTACCGCTCCTGTTGGATTTTGGCCTTCTCGAAATGTGTGGGGCTTTATTAACGAAATTTGTAAAGCCAATATTCACATTACCTGGTCGATCCTCCATTGATTGTTTAGCTTCCTGGTTAGGGGACGGTACAATTGGCGTTCTTTTAACCACTAAACAGTATGAAGGTGGTTTTTATACAAAAAGAGAAGCGGCTGTTATAGGAACTACATTTTCTGTTGTGTCTATTACATTCACGATTGTTGTTTTAACATTAGTTGATCTTCAACACATGTTTTTTCAATACTATCTAACAATTGTCCTTGCAGGGCTTGCTGCTGCTCTTATTTGCCCTAGGATCCCACCATTATCCAAAAAATCAAATCAATATTATGAACACGCAGACAATCAATTTGATGAAAATATCCCGGAGGACACCTCCTCATTCAAGTGGGGACTCCAACAGGCGGTTGGAAAGGCAAAAAGCACAAAATGGAGTGAGGTTATAAAAGGTGGAGTTCAAAACGTTCTGGATATGTGGTTAGGAGTCATTCCCATTGTTATGGCGATTGGGACGGTAGCGTTAATAATTGCTGAATATACACCAGTATTTGAGTTTATTGGCGCCCCGTTTATCCCTCTTCTTCATTTGCTACAGATTCCTGAAGCTGCAGAAGCAGCTCCGACCATGGTCGTTGGATTTGCAGATATGTTTCTACCAGCGGTTCTTGGAAGTGGCATTGAGAGTCCAATCACAAGATTTGTTATTGCCTGTATATCAGTTACACAACTAATTTATATGTCCGAAGTAGGTGGTCTTCTACTCGGTTCGAAACTCCCTGTAAATTTCAAAGATCTCGTCATCATTTTTCTAGAGCGAACATTCATTACACTACCCATTATTGTTCTTATGGCACATTTATTCTTCTAA